The Marivivens sp. LCG002 genome contains a region encoding:
- a CDS encoding UbiH/UbiF family hydroxylase translates to MDRLETDIVIAGGGVAGLACAAAFGSAGFNVICVDPAPPVTDKALEGADHRTTAFFQGSRRFLDEAGIWSRLEAHAAALQVMRIVDAGGEIAEPRVVKDFDAADISDLPFGWNLPNWLLRREMVARLAELPNVDFRAGTGFAHMVTRTGEALVTLSDGTAVRAKLVIGADGRNSAVRQAVGIDAKTTRYGQKAVVFAVTHPHPHNNVSTEVHRSGGPFTLVPLPNHDGKPCSAVVWMEHGPETLRLAALDAETFSAEATERSAGVYGPLALVGQRQVWPIISQVADRLTAERTALVAEAAHVVPPIGAQGLNMSVGDMSYLLDLAKARPEGLGDAKMLADYERRRHPEIVLRVRGVDALNRASIAGGQVLRDARAKGLETLYGFEPLRKTLMQLGLGAR, encoded by the coding sequence ATGGATAGACTCGAGACAGATATCGTAATCGCAGGCGGCGGCGTTGCCGGTCTTGCTTGTGCGGCCGCTTTTGGCTCGGCAGGGTTCAATGTGATCTGCGTTGATCCTGCGCCACCTGTGACAGACAAGGCGCTTGAAGGTGCAGACCACCGCACCACCGCCTTCTTCCAAGGCTCGCGCCGTTTTCTCGACGAGGCAGGTATCTGGAGCAGGCTCGAAGCCCATGCCGCAGCTTTGCAGGTCATGCGCATTGTCGATGCGGGCGGCGAGATCGCTGAGCCGCGCGTCGTCAAAGACTTTGATGCGGCGGATATCTCGGACCTCCCCTTTGGCTGGAACCTTCCCAATTGGCTTTTGCGGCGCGAGATGGTGGCCCGTCTTGCCGAGCTCCCCAATGTCGATTTCCGCGCGGGCACGGGATTTGCCCATATGGTAACACGCACGGGTGAAGCGTTGGTCACGCTGAGCGATGGCACCGCGGTCAGGGCCAAACTTGTCATCGGTGCCGACGGCCGCAATTCGGCCGTGCGACAGGCGGTTGGCATCGACGCCAAAACAACACGTTACGGCCAAAAAGCTGTGGTTTTTGCGGTCACCCACCCGCACCCGCACAATAACGTATCGACAGAAGTGCACCGCTCGGGCGGCCCTTTCACGCTTGTGCCGCTTCCCAATCACGATGGAAAACCTTGCTCCGCAGTTGTCTGGATGGAACATGGTCCCGAAACGCTTCGACTGGCCGCACTTGACGCAGAAACATTTAGCGCCGAAGCAACCGAACGCTCGGCGGGGGTCTATGGCCCGCTTGCTCTTGTCGGGCAACGACAGGTCTGGCCGATCATCAGCCAAGTTGCCGATCGTCTTACCGCAGAACGGACCGCTCTTGTGGCCGAGGCCGCCCATGTCGTCCCGCCAATCGGGGCGCAGGGTCTCAATATGTCCGTGGGCGATATGTCATATCTTCTCGATCTCGCCAAAGCCCGCCCTGAGGGCCTTGGCGACGCCAAAATGCTCGCCGATTATGAACGCCGCCGCCATCCCGAAATTGTGCTCCGAGTGCGGGGGGTGGACGCTCTCAATCGTGCTTCCATCGCAGGGGGGCAAGTTCTGCGCGATGCACGTGCAAAGGGGCTCGAAACGCTTTATGGCTTCGAACCCCTTAGAAAGACGCTGATGCAGCTTGGACTTGGCGCGCGCTGA
- a CDS encoding glycosyltransferase codes for MGAERRLEVVHTSARLASSDIGWSLVARGLASDQRVAETERSLRRHQIGIVDGLRKALRLCARDVADLQAELHDTGTIDPLRHPPDPRLVHQYGALLALHQSVLPWRRMGDGIIVLTSHPEDMNNHLPALQEQFGDIRIAVCAQDDLEAAVAHVAKGKLVAAAETLTPLAHSVRPWADRAFAYGALTLLAGYIAYHFALTPLLYILFAIALTSFLAIQTLRVIAGISALRKPPDTHNSVTPHRYPIVSILVPLYREKAIAAALLDRLGRLEYPLELLDVCLLLEDNDTLTKVALEAANIPRWMRQITVPKGTLRTKPRALNYGLKFTKGSIIGVYDAEDAPAPDQIRKIVYAFAARSEKVACLQGVLDFYNAEQNFISRQFTIEYATWFRMILPGLERLGLVLPLGGTTLFFRRHVLEALGGWDAHNVTEDADLGIRLARHGYRTELIPTVTLEEANCQSLPWVKQRSRWLKGYAMTYGAHMRNPRRLLQDLGFKKFWGVQVLFLGTLCQFALAPLMWSFWGMAIGLPHPLDPIMPHWGAWVIGTFFLGFEVANITLAAMTLARCGKRNLIRWAPLGLLYFPLATAAMYKALWEVFFHPFYWDKTEHGIFKSP; via the coding sequence ATGGGGGCAGAACGCCGCTTAGAAGTCGTGCATACGTCGGCCCGTCTCGCCTCAAGCGATATCGGGTGGAGCCTTGTTGCGCGCGGCCTTGCTTCTGATCAGCGTGTTGCCGAAACCGAGAGGTCGTTGCGACGGCATCAGATCGGAATTGTTGACGGACTTCGTAAGGCTCTGCGTCTGTGCGCGCGCGATGTCGCGGACCTTCAGGCCGAGCTTCACGACACCGGCACCATCGACCCCTTGCGTCACCCCCCCGATCCACGGCTTGTGCATCAATACGGTGCGCTTCTTGCCCTCCACCAAAGCGTTCTCCCGTGGAGACGGATGGGGGACGGGATCATCGTTTTGACAAGCCATCCCGAGGACATGAACAACCACCTCCCCGCGCTCCAAGAGCAGTTCGGCGATATCCGCATCGCCGTTTGTGCGCAGGACGACCTCGAGGCGGCGGTTGCGCACGTTGCCAAAGGCAAACTCGTCGCGGCGGCAGAAACCCTCACACCTCTGGCGCATAGCGTAAGACCTTGGGCCGATCGCGCTTTTGCTTATGGAGCGCTGACGCTCCTTGCCGGCTACATCGCATATCATTTCGCGCTGACACCGCTGCTCTACATTCTCTTTGCCATCGCACTCACCAGCTTTCTCGCGATCCAGACCCTGCGCGTGATCGCGGGGATATCGGCCCTCAGAAAACCACCTGATACGCACAACTCGGTCACGCCGCATCGCTATCCAATCGTGTCGATCCTCGTGCCGCTCTACCGTGAAAAGGCAATTGCAGCGGCTTTGCTGGATCGCCTTGGGCGGCTCGAGTATCCGCTCGAACTTCTCGACGTCTGCCTTCTGCTCGAAGACAACGATACTCTCACGAAAGTCGCGCTCGAGGCTGCGAATATCCCCCGCTGGATGCGGCAGATCACTGTCCCCAAAGGCACGCTACGAACGAAGCCCCGCGCGTTGAACTATGGCCTGAAATTCACCAAGGGATCGATCATCGGCGTCTATGATGCCGAAGACGCCCCCGCGCCTGACCAAATCCGCAAAATCGTCTATGCCTTTGCCGCGCGCAGCGAGAAAGTTGCCTGCCTTCAAGGTGTTCTCGACTTCTATAATGCCGAGCAAAACTTTATCTCGCGCCAATTCACCATCGAATATGCCACTTGGTTTCGGATGATCCTTCCGGGTCTCGAGCGACTTGGGCTGGTGCTACCGCTCGGGGGCACCACACTTTTCTTTCGCCGCCACGTGCTCGAGGCGCTCGGTGGGTGGGATGCCCACAACGTGACCGAGGATGCGGACCTCGGGATCAGACTGGCGCGGCATGGCTACCGCACCGAACTTATCCCCACTGTCACGCTAGAAGAGGCGAACTGCCAAAGTCTTCCTTGGGTCAAGCAACGTTCCCGTTGGCTCAAGGGCTATGCGATGACCTATGGCGCCCATATGCGAAACCCGAGGAGGCTTTTGCAGGACCTCGGGTTCAAGAAATTCTGGGGGGTTCAGGTGCTGTTCTTAGGCACCCTTTGCCAATTCGCCCTTGCCCCTTTGATGTGGAGCTTTTGGGGCATGGCCATAGGGCTGCCGCATCCTTTGGACCCGATCATGCCGCATTGGGGCGCATGGGTGATCGGAACCTTCTTTCTCGGGTTCGAGGTCGCGAACATCACCCTTGCAGCCATGACACTCGCAAGGTGCGGCAAGCGGAACCTTATTCGCTGGGCCCCGCTCGGATTGCTCTATTTCCCGCTCGCCACGGCTGCGATGTATAAGGCGCTTTGGGAGGTGTTCTTCCATCCTTTTTACTGGGACAAGACCGAACACGGGATCTTCAAGTCGCCCTAA
- a CDS encoding DUF2244 domain-containing protein, producing the protein MPYEWLETQNEDGRRAKELHLWPYRSLPKKGFVWFVGGTIVTISVPLFAVIGTAVLWGLLPFLALAVWALWAALNRSYRDGEILEELVIRSETVNLTRHDPNGRKRDWEANPYWIRVEMHPKGGPVENYLTLSGGARVVEIGAFLTPPERQQLYGELIDAIKSA; encoded by the coding sequence ATGCCCTACGAATGGCTTGAAACCCAGAACGAAGACGGCCGCCGCGCAAAGGAACTCCACCTTTGGCCCTATCGGTCTTTGCCGAAAAAAGGCTTCGTCTGGTTTGTCGGCGGCACGATCGTCACCATCTCTGTGCCGCTCTTTGCCGTGATCGGAACTGCGGTGCTTTGGGGGCTGTTGCCGTTTCTCGCTCTCGCTGTCTGGGCGCTCTGGGCCGCGCTCAACCGAAGCTACCGTGACGGTGAAATCCTTGAAGAGCTTGTGATCCGGAGCGAAACGGTCAATCTCACGCGCCATGATCCCAATGGACGCAAACGCGATTGGGAGGCCAACCCCTATTGGATCAGGGTCGAAATGCACCCCAAAGGCGGTCCCGTAGAAAACTATCTCACTCTGAGTGGCGGCGCGCGTGTCGTCGAGATCGGCGCATTCCTTACGCCGCCTGAACGCCAACAGCTATATGGCGAATTGATCGACGCAATCAAATCCGCATGA
- a CDS encoding GatB/YqeY domain-containing protein → MDMRSRISASLKEAMKAKDADRLSTLRLINAAIKDREISARGDGDENEIGDDVVLAILGKMVKQRQESARQYEEGGRLELAEKELAEIRVIEDFLPRQLDAEETAAAIDEAIASTGAESIRDMGKVMGALKDKYTGQMDFGAVGPMVKAKLG, encoded by the coding sequence ATGGATATGCGCAGCCGCATCAGTGCCAGCCTCAAAGAGGCGATGAAGGCCAAAGATGCCGACCGCCTTTCGACCCTCCGTTTGATCAATGCCGCTATCAAGGACCGTGAAATCTCGGCCCGCGGTGATGGCGATGAAAACGAGATTGGGGATGATGTTGTTCTCGCCATTCTTGGAAAGATGGTCAAACAGCGTCAGGAAAGTGCCCGCCAATATGAAGAAGGCGGCCGTCTCGAGCTTGCTGAAAAAGAACTCGCTGAAATTCGGGTGATCGAGGATTTCCTTCCCCGTCAGCTCGATGCCGAGGAAACAGCCGCCGCCATCGACGAGGCCATTGCTTCGACCGGTGCCGAATCTATTCGGGACATGGGCAAAGTGATGGGGGCTCTCAAGGACAAATACACGGGCCAAATGGACTTTGGCGCCGTGGGACCGATGGTGAAGGCCAAGCTCGGCTAA
- a CDS encoding pyrimidine 5'-nucleotidase encodes MVAASFSHVKVWVFDLDNTLYHPSVRLFDQIEVRMTNYVSSLLNISKEEADHLRGHYWKQYGTTLAGLMREHEIEPMAYLEDVHDIDFSNLSPDPLLAERIARLPGRKIVYTNGSMPYALNVLEARGLRDVFSAVYGVEHAGFRPKPEQAAFEAVFALDGIAPEEGAMFEDDIRNLMAPHAMGMRTVLVGPDFPQDVDHIHHHTRDLSDFLSHLG; translated from the coding sequence ATGGTTGCTGCATCGTTTTCTCATGTAAAAGTCTGGGTTTTTGACCTCGACAATACGCTTTATCACCCCTCGGTCCGTCTCTTCGACCAGATCGAAGTGCGGATGACGAATTACGTTTCTTCGCTTTTGAACATTTCGAAGGAAGAGGCAGACCACCTGCGCGGGCATTACTGGAAGCAATACGGCACTACCCTCGCCGGTCTCATGCGCGAGCACGAGATCGAACCGATGGCCTATCTCGAAGATGTGCACGACATCGACTTTTCGAACCTAAGCCCCGATCCTCTCTTGGCCGAACGGATCGCGCGCCTGCCTGGGCGCAAGATCGTCTACACCAACGGCAGCATGCCCTATGCGCTCAATGTGCTTGAAGCACGCGGCCTTAGAGACGTGTTCAGCGCAGTCTACGGTGTCGAACACGCAGGCTTTCGTCCCAAGCCCGAACAGGCAGCCTTCGAAGCGGTCTTTGCGCTTGACGGCATCGCACCCGAAGAGGGCGCCATGTTCGAGGATGACATCCGTAACCTGATGGCCCCGCATGCGATGGGAATGCGCACGGTGCTTGTCGGCCCAGACTTTCCGCAAGATGTCGACCACATCCATCACCACACCCGCGATCTCTCTGATTTTCTGTCGCACCTAGGGTAA
- a CDS encoding GntR family transcriptional regulator, with the protein MADQKSPQKDAYALILEAIDSHIYKPGDRLVESDLADRFGVSRTPIREALQRLETQSLLTRDGRSLIVASLDHTQMAELYVVRGELEGLAARLAARHATPEEIRVLRDMLEADKALLGDPSAMSRANKRFHKQIHLASHNRFLVQQLDLVHRSMALLATTSLAAEGRGEVALAEHAAIVDAIEAGDGDAADRALRDHISKAFVTRLRLDAAEVERKG; encoded by the coding sequence ATGGCCGATCAAAAGTCTCCGCAAAAAGATGCCTACGCCCTCATTCTCGAGGCCATCGACAGCCACATTTACAAACCCGGCGATAGATTGGTCGAAAGTGATCTGGCCGACCGTTTCGGTGTTTCGCGCACGCCGATCCGCGAGGCATTGCAACGGCTTGAAACCCAGTCGCTCCTGACCCGTGACGGTCGGTCACTTATTGTCGCCTCTCTGGATCACACCCAAATGGCCGAGCTCTACGTTGTGCGCGGCGAGCTCGAGGGATTGGCAGCCCGCCTTGCCGCGCGGCATGCAACGCCCGAAGAAATTCGGGTTCTGCGCGATATGCTCGAAGCAGATAAGGCGCTCCTTGGGGACCCTTCCGCGATGAGCCGCGCGAACAAGCGGTTCCACAAGCAAATCCATCTGGCCTCGCACAACCGCTTTCTTGTGCAGCAGCTTGATCTTGTGCACCGCTCGATGGCGCTTCTCGCGACGACCTCGCTTGCGGCAGAGGGGCGCGGCGAAGTGGCTTTGGCCGAACATGCCGCAATCGTGGATGCTATCGAAGCGGGTGACGGGGATGCGGCAGATCGGGCGCTGCGCGATCATATCTCCAAGGCCTTTGTCACCCGTCTCAGGCTTGATGCCGCCGAGGTCGAACGCAAAGGTTAG
- a CDS encoding LytTR family DNA-binding domain-containing protein — MQIYATYSVGFLTASFFGHILEDWRSRWTAVFLQALISGIGIVAVVLGIIYIVFGPVLDARTMINLGLNILLISVVVTLLLHALAQHQTVAPSDTEIPILDRLPFEKRAPLVSISVEDHYVRVRTTKGEEILLLRLSDAIKETGATQGLQVHRSHWIALDQVTAARRDDARAILTMRHGPEIPVSRANIAAAKEAGLIPR; from the coding sequence GTGCAGATTTACGCCACCTACTCGGTCGGATTTCTGACCGCGTCCTTCTTTGGCCACATCCTCGAGGACTGGCGATCGCGCTGGACCGCAGTCTTTCTTCAAGCCTTAATCAGCGGCATCGGGATCGTTGCGGTCGTGCTTGGCATAATCTACATCGTCTTCGGTCCGGTCCTCGATGCGAGAACTATGATCAACCTCGGGCTCAACATTTTGTTGATCTCGGTTGTGGTGACGCTTCTACTCCACGCGCTCGCACAACATCAAACTGTTGCGCCGAGCGACACCGAAATCCCCATCCTTGACCGATTGCCCTTTGAAAAAAGAGCGCCTCTGGTGTCGATCAGTGTCGAGGACCACTATGTCCGTGTGCGCACGACAAAAGGCGAAGAAATCCTTTTGCTCAGGCTTTCGGACGCGATCAAGGAAACGGGCGCAACCCAAGGACTACAGGTCCACCGCTCGCACTGGATCGCGCTTGATCAGGTGACAGCCGCGCGGCGTGATGATGCGCGCGCGATCTTGACGATGCGACACGGGCCAGAGATACCCGTCAGCAGAGCCAATATTGCTGCAGCCAAGGAGGCGGGGCTAATTCCCCGATGA
- a CDS encoding DUF2306 domain-containing protein, whose amino-acid sequence MSLEPFVQAPLYIQIHAACALFALVAGPFSLYSRKRSVFHKLLGYTWMLAMIGAAVSSFWIGSFGVIGSFSPLHALSILSLCSVALSLYFILNGNIIGHRKTLTNLYWRGLIIAGIFNFLPGRTTNRAFFGDNESIGLVVVGVGLGIVFGSMVWTQRSAVLALIGPKKNLPI is encoded by the coding sequence ATGTCTTTAGAACCTTTTGTCCAAGCCCCGCTCTACATTCAAATCCATGCAGCTTGTGCATTGTTTGCATTGGTTGCCGGGCCGTTCTCGCTCTACAGCCGAAAGCGCTCGGTCTTTCACAAATTGCTTGGCTACACATGGATGCTTGCAATGATCGGCGCTGCGGTCTCTTCTTTCTGGATCGGAAGCTTTGGCGTCATAGGGTCCTTTAGTCCGCTGCACGCGCTCTCCATCCTGTCGCTTTGCTCGGTTGCGCTCTCGCTCTACTTCATTCTAAACGGCAATATTATCGGGCATCGCAAGACGCTGACCAACCTATATTGGCGCGGCCTCATCATTGCAGGCATCTTCAACTTTTTGCCGGGGCGCACGACAAACCGTGCGTTTTTTGGCGATAACGAAAGCATAGGTCTCGTTGTCGTGGGCGTGGGGCTAGGTATTGTGTTTGGCTCTATGGTCTGGACGCAGAGAAGCGCAGTTCTTGCCCTTATCGGGCCCAAGAAAAACCTGCCCATTTAA
- the lipB gene encoding lipoyl(octanoyl) transferase LipB: MVEWITSNGLTDYEEAVAFMEARAEAIHKGEADEAIWLVEHPPLYTAGTSAKPADLTDPDRFPVYESKRGGQYTYHGPGQRVAYVMLNVAERGKDVRCFVRDLENWIIAALAEFNIKGHIRDGRVGVWVERPDKPRNIDGSLKEDKVAALGIRLRKWVSFHGLSINVDPDLSHFDGIVPCGIKEHGVTSLVDLGLPVSMEDVDVALKRTFETRFGKDRSCSNADA; encoded by the coding sequence ATGGTGGAATGGATCACGTCGAACGGTTTGACCGACTACGAGGAAGCCGTTGCTTTCATGGAGGCGCGCGCGGAGGCGATCCACAAAGGCGAAGCCGACGAGGCGATCTGGCTGGTCGAGCACCCGCCACTCTATACTGCAGGCACATCCGCCAAACCTGCCGATCTTACCGATCCGGACCGTTTTCCCGTGTATGAGAGCAAGCGCGGCGGTCAATACACCTATCACGGTCCCGGCCAGCGTGTGGCCTATGTGATGCTCAACGTCGCCGAGCGCGGCAAGGACGTGCGCTGTTTCGTGCGGGACCTCGAAAACTGGATCATCGCCGCTTTGGCAGAGTTCAATATCAAAGGTCATATCCGTGACGGCCGCGTCGGTGTCTGGGTCGAGCGCCCAGACAAACCCCGCAACATCGACGGCTCACTGAAAGAAGACAAGGTTGCCGCGCTCGGGATCAGACTTCGCAAATGGGTCAGCTTTCACGGCCTTTCCATCAACGTCGATCCCGATCTTTCGCATTTCGACGGGATTGTGCCCTGCGGGATCAAGGAACATGGGGTCACAAGCCTCGTAGATTTAGGGCTCCCAGTATCGATGGAAGACGTTGATGTCGCTCTCAAGCGGACGTTTGAAACACGCTTCGGCAAGGATCGCAGCTGCTCGAACGCAGATGCATAA
- the ctaD gene encoding cytochrome c oxidase subunit I produces the protein MADAAIHGHEHHDERGFFTRWFMSTNHKDIGILYLFVSGAVGFISVLFTVYMRLELMEPGVQYMCLEGARFIASDATCTPNGHLWNVMITYHGVLMMFFVVIPALFGGFGNYFMPLQIGAPDMSFPRLNNLSFWMYVTGTALGVASMLSPGGNGQLGSGVGWVLYPPLSTSEAGYSMDLAIFAVHVSGASSILGAINIITTFLNMRAPGMTLHKVPLFAWSVFVTAWLILLSLPVLAGAITMLLTDRNFGTTFFQPAGGGDPILYQHILWFFGHPEVYIIIIPGFGIISHIIATFSRKPIFGYLPMVYAMVAIGVLGFVVWAHHMYTVGMSLTQQSYFMLATMVIAVPTGVKIFSWIATMWGGSVEFKSPMVWAFGFLFLFTVGGVTGIVLSQAGVDRAYHDTYYVIAHFHYVMSLGAVFAIFAGIYFYLPKMSGRAAPEWAAKLHFWMMFIGANLTFFPQHFLGRQGMPRRYIDYPEAFAHWNYISSIGAFIAFASFVFFIGVLAYTLLAGRRVTEPNPWNEYADTLEWTLPSPPPEHTFEQLPKQSDWDKSHAH, from the coding sequence ATGGCAGATGCAGCCATCCATGGCCATGAACACCACGACGAGAGAGGCTTCTTCACTCGTTGGTTCATGTCCACCAACCACAAGGACATCGGGATCCTCTACCTGTTCGTATCAGGTGCAGTAGGTTTCATCTCGGTGCTCTTCACCGTTTACATGCGCCTCGAGCTTATGGAGCCCGGCGTTCAGTATATGTGCCTCGAAGGCGCTCGTTTCATCGCCTCCGATGCGACCTGCACCCCGAACGGACACCTTTGGAACGTGATGATCACCTATCACGGCGTTCTGATGATGTTCTTCGTGGTTATTCCGGCACTCTTCGGTGGTTTCGGCAACTACTTCATGCCGCTCCAGATCGGCGCTCCGGACATGTCGTTCCCGCGTCTGAACAACCTTTCGTTCTGGATGTATGTCACCGGCACCGCGCTCGGCGTCGCTTCGATGCTGTCGCCCGGTGGTAATGGCCAGCTCGGTTCGGGTGTGGGCTGGGTTCTCTACCCGCCGCTCTCGACCTCTGAAGCTGGCTATTCGATGGACCTCGCTATCTTCGCAGTGCACGTTTCGGGCGCTTCGTCGATCCTTGGTGCGATCAACATCATCACCACCTTCCTCAACATGCGCGCTCCCGGCATGACGCTTCACAAGGTTCCGCTCTTTGCATGGTCCGTGTTTGTGACCGCATGGCTGATCCTTCTGTCGCTTCCGGTTCTCGCCGGTGCAATCACCATGTTGCTGACCGACCGTAACTTCGGCACTACCTTCTTCCAGCCTGCTGGCGGCGGTGACCCGATCCTCTATCAGCACATCCTGTGGTTCTTCGGGCACCCTGAAGTATACATCATCATCATTCCGGGCTTCGGCATCATCAGCCACATCATTGCCACCTTCTCGCGCAAGCCGATTTTCGGCTACCTGCCGATGGTTTATGCAATGGTTGCGATCGGTGTTCTGGGCTTCGTCGTCTGGGCGCACCACATGTATACCGTTGGTATGTCGCTGACCCAGCAGTCCTACTTCATGCTCGCCACCATGGTGATCGCAGTGCCCACGGGCGTTAAGATCTTCTCGTGGATCGCGACCATGTGGGGTGGTTCGGTCGAGTTCAAATCTCCGATGGTTTGGGCGTTCGGCTTCCTCTTCCTCTTCACCGTAGGCGGCGTGACCGGTATCGTTCTGTCGCAGGCCGGTGTGGACCGTGCCTACCACGACACCTACTACGTGATTGCGCACTTCCACTATGTGATGTCGCTCGGTGCCGTGTTCGCGATCTTTGCAGGTATCTACTTCTACCTGCCCAAGATGTCGGGCCGCGCTGCTCCCGAGTGGGCCGCCAAGCTGCACTTCTGGATGATGTTCATCGGTGCAAACCTGACCTTCTTCCCGCAGCACTTCCTTGGCCGTCAGGGTATGCCACGCCGCTATATCGACTATCCGGAGGCCTTTGCGCACTGGAACTACATCTCGTCGATCGGTGCGTTCATCGCCTTCGCGTCCTTCGTGTTCTTCATCGGTGTTCTCGCCTACACCCTGCTTGCAGGCCGCCGCGTGACCGAGCCGAACCCGTGGAACGAATACGCTGACACCCTCGAGTGGACCCTGCCCTCGCCGCCGCCCGAACACACCTTCGAGCAGCTGCCCAAGCAGTCCGACTGGGACAAGAGCCACGCCCACTAA
- a CDS encoding VOC family protein produces MYPALIPELGVTDFKTSLHFYCEVIGFGVDYQRPEEGFAMLRLGGAYLMLDQIGLGRTLGLQDGPIKQPPGFNIQFEVPALAPIISRLETHGTDWILPPERKWYRRNGEEVGNYQCVLADPDGYRLRPFESLGSRPAT; encoded by the coding sequence ATGTATCCAGCGCTCATCCCCGAACTCGGCGTTACCGATTTCAAAACATCGCTGCACTTTTATTGCGAGGTGATTGGCTTCGGCGTCGATTATCAGCGCCCCGAAGAAGGCTTTGCCATGCTAAGGCTTGGTGGGGCATATCTTATGCTGGACCAGATCGGCCTTGGGCGGACCCTCGGCCTGCAAGATGGACCCATCAAGCAACCACCAGGGTTCAACATCCAATTTGAAGTCCCTGCCCTCGCCCCAATCATCTCGCGCCTTGAGACGCACGGCACCGACTGGATTTTGCCACCTGAACGCAAGTGGTATCGACGCAACGGCGAAGAGGTCGGCAATTACCAATGTGTTTTGGCAGATCCCGACGGATACCGCTTGCGACCATTTGAATCCCTTGGCTCCCGACCTGCGACATAG
- the carA gene encoding glutamine-hydrolyzing carbamoyl-phosphate synthase small subunit gives MPNSIQEKPTACIALADGTLFYGKGFGATGQTEAELCFNTAMTGYQEIMTDPSYAGQVVTFTFPHIGNTGVTPEDDETGDPVAAGMVVKWDPTEPSNWRSTEELTAWLAKRGRIGVGGIDTRRLTRAIRQQGAPHVAIAHDPEGNFDVEKLVAAARGFKGLVGLDLAKDVTCAQSYKWDEKRWAWPEGYTAIENPKYKVVAVDFGAKRNILRCLASVGCDVTVLPATATVEDVLAHNPDGVFLSNGPGDPAATGEYAVPMIKGVLDKTNLPVFGICLGHQMLALALGAKTIKMNHGHHGANHPVKDKETGKVEITSMNHGFTVDSQTLPDGVMETHVSLFDGSNCGIRMTDRPVFSVQYHPEASPGPMDSFYLFERFAEAMEARKA, from the coding sequence ATGCCGAACAGCATTCAGGAAAAACCGACCGCTTGTATCGCACTTGCGGATGGAACCCTTTTCTATGGCAAAGGCTTCGGCGCAACGGGCCAGACCGAGGCAGAACTCTGCTTTAACACCGCGATGACGGGCTATCAGGAAATCATGACCGACCCCTCATACGCGGGTCAGGTCGTAACCTTCACCTTCCCCCATATCGGCAACACCGGTGTAACCCCCGAGGATGACGAGACGGGCGATCCTGTTGCCGCCGGCATGGTGGTCAAATGGGACCCGACCGAGCCGTCCAACTGGCGCTCGACCGAAGAGCTCACTGCTTGGCTCGCCAAGCGTGGCCGCATCGGTGTCGGCGGCATCGACACCCGCCGCCTCACTCGTGCGATCCGTCAGCAAGGTGCTCCGCACGTCGCCATCGCGCATGACCCCGAAGGCAACTTCGACGTAGAAAAGCTCGTCGCCGCTGCCCGCGGTTTCAAGGGCCTTGTCGGTCTCGATCTTGCCAAGGACGTCACCTGCGCCCAGTCCTACAAGTGGGACGAAAAGCGTTGGGCATGGCCCGAAGGCTATACCGCCATCGAAAACCCGAAATACAAGGTTGTCGCCGTGGACTTTGGTGCCAAGCGCAACATTCTGCGCTGCCTTGCTTCGGTCGGCTGTGATGTGACCGTTCTTCCTGCAACTGCGACGGTCGAAGACGTGCTCGCCCACAATCCCGATGGCGTCTTCCTCTCGAACGGCCCCGGTGATCCGGCGGCAACCGGCGAATATGCAGTTCCGATGATCAAGGGCGTGCTCGACAAGACCAACCTTCCCGTCTTCGGGATCTGCCTTGGACACCAGATGCTCGCTCTCGCGCTCGGTGCAAAGACGATCAAGATGAACCACGGCCACCACGGGGCCAACCACCCCGTGAAGGACAAAGAAACCGGCAAGGTCGAAATCACCTCGATGAACCACGGCTTCACCGTGGACAGCCAGACCCTTCCTGATGGCGTGATGGAAACGCACGTTTCGCTCTTTGACGGGTCGAACTGCGGTATCCGTATGACCGATCGTCCCGTTTTCTCGGTGCAATACCACCCTGAAGCCTCGCCCGGTCCGATGGACAGCTTCTATCTCTTCGAGCGTTTCGCCGAAGCCATGGAAGCCCGCAAAGCATAA